In Sphingobacterium zeae, one genomic interval encodes:
- a CDS encoding GNAT family N-acetyltransferase: MINLKPLIQQDVSPFYEWINDDISIKYSLSVFQSMHSKDQIDAWFLTVVNDLKNFNRGIFLNGDTNKLIGYAGICNISKPNRSGEYFIFIGDRQHWGKGIGSQVTKLLLAIGFETLGLNRIMLTVSEPNYAAIKAYENAGFKLEGRMREACFRDNQFHDKLLMSILKDEWFEKRKQIENKPN; encoded by the coding sequence ATGATTAATTTAAAACCCCTTATTCAGCAAGACGTATCACCATTTTATGAATGGATCAATGATGACATTTCGATAAAATATTCACTTTCTGTATTCCAATCCATGCACTCAAAGGATCAGATCGATGCTTGGTTTCTAACTGTTGTCAATGATCTAAAAAATTTTAATCGTGGAATTTTCTTAAACGGGGATACAAATAAATTGATTGGATATGCTGGCATTTGTAATATTTCAAAGCCAAACAGATCCGGAGAATATTTTATTTTCATCGGAGATCGTCAACATTGGGGTAAAGGGATAGGATCTCAAGTTACCAAATTACTTCTCGCTATTGGATTTGAAACATTAGGACTTAATAGAATTATGCTTACCGTATCCGAGCCAAATTATGCAGCGATTAAAGCGTATGAAAACGCTGGATTTAAACTTGAAGGTAGAATGCGTGAAGCCTGCTTTAGGGATAACCAATTCCACGACAAGCTGCTGATGTCAATTTTAAAGGATGAATGGTTTGAAAAAAGAAAACAAATAGAAAATAAGCCTAATTAG
- a CDS encoding LLM class flavin-dependent oxidoreductase — MKKIGFLSFGHWSKHPAYRTQTASDTLLQSIDLAVAAEEIGIDGAYFRVHHFANQLASPFPLLAAIGAKTSNIEIGTGVIDMRYENPLYMVEDAGAADLIAGGRLQLGISRGSPEQVIDGWRYFGYNLGEDETDADMGRKKALAFLEKLNGIGFAEPNPYPMFPNPPGLLRLEPYSDGLRDRVWWGAASNSTAVWAAHNKMHLQSSTLKYDENGKPFHIQQAEQIRLYKEAWKEAGHAGEPRVSVSRSIFALVNDLDRYYFGQAADKKDKIGMIETDRRAIFGRSYAAEPDQLIKELAQDEAIQEADTLLLTIPNTLGVDYNIHILSAILKYVAPELGWR; from the coding sequence ATGAAAAAAATAGGCTTTTTATCGTTTGGACATTGGTCCAAACATCCCGCATATCGTACGCAGACAGCAAGTGACACCTTGCTGCAATCGATAGATTTAGCTGTAGCTGCAGAGGAAATAGGCATAGATGGAGCTTATTTTCGCGTACACCATTTTGCAAATCAGCTGGCATCCCCGTTTCCTTTACTCGCGGCCATTGGAGCCAAAACCTCTAACATTGAAATCGGCACTGGTGTAATCGACATGCGCTATGAAAATCCGCTTTATATGGTGGAAGATGCCGGCGCTGCAGATTTAATTGCTGGAGGCAGATTGCAGCTGGGAATAAGCAGAGGTTCCCCAGAGCAAGTAATTGATGGCTGGCGCTATTTTGGTTACAACCTAGGCGAAGATGAAACCGACGCTGATATGGGAAGGAAGAAAGCTTTGGCGTTTTTGGAAAAACTTAACGGTATCGGTTTTGCCGAGCCAAATCCCTATCCGATGTTCCCAAACCCACCGGGCCTACTCAGGCTTGAACCCTATTCAGATGGCTTAAGGGATCGTGTGTGGTGGGGAGCAGCGTCCAATTCAACAGCCGTATGGGCTGCGCATAATAAAATGCACCTTCAAAGCTCTACCTTGAAATATGATGAAAATGGTAAGCCTTTTCATATTCAGCAGGCCGAACAAATCCGCTTATACAAAGAGGCGTGGAAGGAAGCTGGACATGCCGGCGAGCCCCGGGTATCCGTTAGCAGATCCATCTTTGCGTTGGTCAACGATTTGGATCGCTACTATTTCGGGCAGGCGGCGGATAAAAAAGATAAGATAGGAATGATCGAAACAGACCGGCGGGCGATTTTTGGAAGAAGCTATGCGGCCGAGCCAGATCAACTTATAAAGGAACTAGCGCAAGATGAAGCCATCCAAGAAGCCGACACATTACTCTTAACCATCCCAAATACGTTAGGAGTAGACTATAACATTCATATCCTTTCGGCTATTTTGAAATATGTCGCGCCCGAACTCGGCTGGCGTTAA
- a CDS encoding SIR2 family protein, whose amino-acid sequence MRLLGIVFKVIGGWRLIYMMMNKFTLLVGNDINNISPGISWSDLLTNIKEKYKVSSLENGLKPFPMLYEEIFLGAIKKQHINERELKSYISDCVSQIKQNEIHQLIREIPIENIITTNYDFSLEGQTSTRNTGLIRETTYSIFRRHESEHKTYWHIHGDCLNPSSINLGYEHYCGQLQKMRDYVVNGTNYSSETVYKDSLMKRLNQKKGTKLQSWIDLFFTQDIHIFGLSLDLVEIDLWWLLTYRARNKYYKRSSFIKNQLFYYTTKKWYSLSKDKMQLLQAHDVEIIVIDEADKTKYYKKVLAAVRKRYELSSRE is encoded by the coding sequence ATGCGATTATTAGGCATCGTCTTCAAGGTTATAGGTGGATGGCGCTTGATTTATATGATGATGAATAAGTTTACTTTACTCGTTGGGAATGACATCAATAATATCTCACCCGGAATCAGCTGGAGCGATTTATTAACTAATATTAAAGAGAAATACAAGGTCAGTTCATTAGAAAATGGACTCAAACCCTTCCCCATGTTATATGAGGAAATATTCCTTGGCGCAATCAAAAAGCAGCACATTAACGAGAGGGAACTTAAAAGTTATATCTCCGATTGTGTTTCGCAGATCAAGCAAAACGAAATACACCAGTTAATTCGGGAGATACCAATCGAAAACATCATAACCACAAATTATGATTTTAGTTTAGAAGGTCAAACCAGCACACGTAATACTGGTTTAATCCGCGAAACAACATACAGCATCTTTCGCAGGCATGAAAGTGAACATAAAACCTATTGGCATATTCATGGTGACTGTCTAAATCCCTCTTCCATTAATCTCGGTTATGAGCATTATTGTGGTCAATTGCAAAAAATGAGGGATTATGTCGTTAATGGAACAAATTACAGTTCAGAAACTGTCTACAAAGATTCCTTGATGAAAAGGTTGAATCAGAAAAAAGGAACCAAGCTACAATCGTGGATTGATCTATTTTTTACGCAAGATATCCACATCTTTGGTCTCTCTCTAGATCTTGTGGAAATCGATCTTTGGTGGCTATTAACGTATCGTGCACGTAATAAGTATTATAAACGGAGTAGCTTTATTAAAAATCAATTATTTTATTATACAACAAAAAAATGGTATTCGCTTTCCAAGGATAAGATGCAGTTACTTCAGGCACATGATGTCGAGATTATTGTAATTGACGAAGCCGATAAGACTAAATATTATAAAAAAGTATTAGCAGCAGTGAGAAAAAGATACGAGCTTTCCAGTAGAGAATAG
- the nudK gene encoding GDP-mannose pyrophosphatase NudK: MAIKDIEIIKTEILSDNWYTLKKVTYQYSKPDGTIQQQSREAYDRGNGAVILLYNISSQTVILTRQFRIPTYINGNESGMLIEACAGLLDRDSPQDCIRRETEEETGYQVKEAQKIFEAYMSPGSVTEILHFFIAEYTTNMKVSDGGGLEEEEEHIEILEIKIQDALHMIDTGEIKDGKTIMLLQYIKLKNIL, encoded by the coding sequence ATGGCAATAAAAGATATTGAAATTATAAAAACCGAGATACTATCAGATAATTGGTACACGCTAAAGAAAGTAACCTATCAATACAGCAAACCCGACGGTACAATACAGCAACAAAGTAGGGAAGCTTATGACCGTGGTAATGGCGCGGTTATTCTGCTTTATAACATCAGTTCCCAGACCGTTATATTGACCAGACAATTTCGAATCCCGACTTACATCAATGGCAACGAATCGGGTATGCTGATAGAAGCATGCGCAGGATTACTTGACCGAGATTCACCGCAAGATTGCATCCGTAGAGAAACAGAAGAAGAAACGGGCTACCAGGTCAAGGAAGCACAAAAGATATTTGAAGCCTACATGTCCCCCGGGTCAGTAACCGAGATATTGCATTTTTTTATAGCAGAATATACAACCAATATGAAAGTTAGCGATGGAGGTGGACTTGAAGAAGAAGAAGAGCATATAGAGATCCTTGAAATTAAAATTCAGGATGCTTTACACATGATTGATACAGGTGAAATCAAAGATGGAAAAACTATTATGTTGCTGCAATATATTAAACTGAAAAATATCTTGTAG
- a CDS encoding MarR family winged helix-turn-helix transcriptional regulator: MQQYRAILEEIDLTYPQYITMMALWENGEQTVNQLGSKLFLDNGTLTPLLKRLEAKALLTRTRSKSDERVVKIKLTKQGLMLKEKASCIPMQIFQTLNLEYDDMVQLKSLADKIVNNSGKR, from the coding sequence ATGCAGCAATATAGAGCTATTCTTGAAGAGATTGACTTGACCTACCCACAATATATCACCATGATGGCATTATGGGAAAATGGTGAGCAGACGGTAAATCAATTAGGAAGTAAGCTATTTTTAGATAATGGAACACTTACACCGCTATTGAAACGTCTCGAGGCCAAAGCCTTGCTCACCCGAACACGAAGCAAATCTGATGAGCGAGTGGTAAAAATCAAACTGACGAAGCAAGGATTGATGCTGAAAGAAAAAGCGAGTTGTATTCCTATGCAGATTTTTCAAACGTTAAACCTTGAGTATGATGATATGGTCCAACTCAAGTCTTTAGCTGATAAAATCGTTAATAATTCGGGTAAACGCTAG
- a CDS encoding TonB-dependent receptor domain-containing protein codes for MHENHNEDRRDRIIGLLRLSYDFASWLKVTATGGTDFYTDQRFRYRPINTYQSLNRKGDIREEVIRAREDNFDILASSNFKLTDDIKLSANLGASHQNRYLRMTGNSGNQFIVPNLFVINNTTTNSYIFDLIESKINSAYLSGQFSYKDYWFVDFSARNDWSSTLSKENNSFFYPSVSSSLVLSDAFKWQSDALSFAKIRASWAQAGSSGNPYQLTGAYSLNQYTHGGVPMASYTEIIPDPNLKNELTTSIEAGADLRFLKNRLSFSFTYYQAKTKNQILDVPIAPSSLYVKNRINAGEISNRGIEFVLGATPVKSESGFEWNTTFNYNRNRNKVESLYPGVESFLLATDRGINVVAEVGKPFGQLIGTQFAWIKDEQGNRLIDPTTGLPLRTAGRVETDLGNAQPDWLGGFANTVKYKGFNLYALVDIRQGGVIFSQSNREQIIYGTSTKTLEGRDGTYIAEGMVGQKDGSGNWTSTGTKNSKQVAAQDYWNMVASDKEVMVSEEMINDMSYIAMREISLSYSFPKKLMPHKLVSSLKLGVYGRNLFYFQRKTDGFSPEASAFNVNNSSIGIESTSLPMMRTFGINLTVGL; via the coding sequence ATTCATGAAAATCACAATGAAGATCGCCGCGATCGCATTATTGGCTTGCTCCGTCTGAGTTACGACTTTGCCTCTTGGCTAAAGGTAACAGCGACTGGAGGTACCGATTTCTATACTGATCAAAGGTTTCGCTACCGTCCAATCAATACCTACCAAAGCTTAAACCGAAAGGGAGATATTCGGGAAGAGGTCATCAGAGCCCGCGAAGACAATTTTGACATCCTAGCAAGTTCCAACTTTAAGTTGACCGACGATATTAAACTCAGTGCCAACTTAGGTGCCAGTCACCAAAATAGATATTTACGTATGACAGGAAATTCAGGTAATCAATTTATTGTTCCGAATCTCTTTGTCATTAATAACACCACGACAAATAGTTACATATTTGACCTGATCGAGTCCAAGATTAATTCGGCTTATCTATCGGGCCAGTTCAGTTACAAAGACTATTGGTTTGTTGATTTCTCTGCCCGTAACGACTGGTCTTCGACCCTGTCAAAGGAAAACAATTCGTTTTTCTACCCGAGTGTAAGTTCCAGTTTGGTCTTATCGGATGCGTTCAAATGGCAATCTGACGCACTGTCTTTCGCCAAAATCAGAGCTTCATGGGCCCAGGCCGGTAGTTCAGGAAACCCCTATCAATTGACAGGAGCATATAGTCTCAACCAATACACCCACGGCGGTGTACCAATGGCTTCGTATACAGAAATCATACCGGATCCAAATCTGAAAAACGAATTGACTACATCAATCGAAGCTGGAGCAGATCTGCGATTTCTGAAAAACAGACTTTCGTTCTCCTTCACCTACTATCAGGCCAAAACAAAGAATCAGATTCTGGATGTGCCCATTGCTCCTTCTAGCCTCTATGTGAAAAACAGAATCAACGCAGGGGAAATTAGCAACCGAGGTATTGAATTTGTGTTGGGAGCAACACCGGTAAAAAGCGAATCTGGATTTGAGTGGAATACAACGTTTAACTATAACCGCAACCGGAATAAAGTAGAATCACTTTACCCGGGCGTAGAAAGCTTTTTACTCGCTACAGATCGCGGGATAAACGTAGTTGCGGAGGTCGGAAAACCATTTGGCCAGCTGATTGGGACACAGTTTGCGTGGATCAAAGATGAGCAAGGAAATAGGTTGATCGACCCTACCACTGGACTCCCTTTGCGCACAGCCGGACGTGTAGAAACCGATCTTGGAAATGCGCAACCCGACTGGTTGGGAGGTTTTGCCAATACAGTTAAATATAAAGGTTTCAATCTCTATGCACTTGTCGATATCCGTCAGGGCGGCGTGATCTTCTCCCAGTCGAACCGCGAACAGATTATTTATGGTACTTCAACGAAGACCCTAGAAGGACGAGATGGCACCTACATTGCCGAGGGGATGGTCGGACAAAAAGATGGATCAGGCAATTGGACAAGCACAGGAACAAAAAATAGTAAGCAGGTCGCCGCACAAGATTATTGGAACATGGTTGCGAGTGACAAAGAGGTCATGGTATCCGAAGAAATGATCAATGATATGAGCTATATTGCCATGCGCGAAATCAGTCTTTCGTATTCTTTCCCGAAGAAACTGATGCCGCATAAACTCGTCAGCTCGCTAAAATTGGGCGTGTATGGACGTAACCTCTTTTATTTTCAACGGAAAACGGATGGATTTTCACCAGAAGCTTCTGCTTTCAATGTAAACAATAGCTCGATTGGTATTGAATCAACTTCACTTCCAATGATGCGCACATTCGGTATTAATCTCACTGTTGGTCTGTAA
- a CDS encoding N-acetylmuramoyl-L-alanine amidase produces the protein MEIKENKLLGVSYRDTPNKGGIIKPVYIIMHYDGAPNSTSAIDWLTDSRSKVSAHLHISRTGVVTQMAPFNVRCWHAGSSTWAGLKGLNTYSIGIELQNKGHEIYTEKQISIALEVCQALIGHYPIRDILGHSDIAPGRKEDPGRQFPWEKFKSLIKGGWNGLT, from the coding sequence ATGGAAATTAAAGAAAACAAGCTGTTAGGTGTTTCATATAGAGATACGCCCAATAAAGGTGGTATTATCAAACCTGTTTATATCATCATGCATTATGATGGTGCGCCCAACTCGACTAGTGCTATAGACTGGTTGACAGATTCGCGAAGTAAAGTGTCTGCGCATCTGCATATAAGTCGTACTGGTGTTGTAACCCAAATGGCCCCGTTTAATGTCAGATGCTGGCATGCAGGTTCTAGTACATGGGCGGGGCTAAAGGGGTTGAATACCTATAGTATAGGTATAGAGTTACAGAATAAAGGTCATGAAATCTATACCGAAAAGCAAATCAGTATTGCGCTTGAAGTGTGTCAGGCACTTATCGGTCACTATCCGATTCGGGATATTTTGGGGCATTCAGATATCGCTCCCGGAAGAAAAGAGGATCCAGGGCGACAGTTTCCCTGGGAGAAATTTAAATCATTAATAAAAGGGGGTTGGAATGGACTTACTTGA
- a CDS encoding NAD(P)-binding domain-containing protein: MIKNIRYKTKIAVIGAGQAGLSAAYHLKRMGLTIGKDFIILDEAPSPGGAWQFRWDSLTLSTVNKIHDLPGMSFEETLSTSDTEVQANTAVPHYFELYEKKFELQVYRPVKVDKVYAHHNRFHIDTNNELFSDLGIINATGTWENPYIPDYPGAALFQGEQLHTKDFKTADYFRGKHVIVVGGGISAIQLLDQISQITTTTWVTRRPPLFREGPFDDMAGHHAVAMVEERVRQGLPPLSVVAVTGLPYTSEIQKIEQRGVLKRFPMFKEITEKGIKWDNGIEQKADVILWNTGFKSSLSHLDAVLPKEVQGGIQMTGRLATMVAKEPRIHLVGYGPSASTIGANRAGSAAAKELLNTLSDVGHSLTM, translated from the coding sequence ATGATAAAGAATATTCGGTACAAAACAAAAATTGCTGTAATAGGTGCGGGACAAGCTGGGCTTTCCGCTGCATATCATTTAAAAAGAATGGGACTGACAATCGGGAAAGACTTTATTATCTTAGATGAAGCCCCTAGCCCAGGTGGGGCCTGGCAATTCCGTTGGGATTCGCTCACCTTAAGCACTGTTAATAAAATACACGATTTGCCTGGTATGTCGTTCGAAGAAACGCTATCCACAAGCGACACGGAGGTCCAAGCAAACACTGCCGTCCCCCATTATTTTGAGCTTTATGAGAAGAAATTTGAGCTTCAGGTATATCGGCCAGTTAAAGTAGACAAAGTCTATGCACACCATAATCGTTTTCACATCGACACAAATAACGAGCTTTTCTCAGATCTAGGCATTATAAACGCTACAGGTACATGGGAAAACCCATACATTCCGGACTATCCCGGCGCAGCTTTATTTCAGGGAGAACAACTTCATACAAAGGATTTTAAAACTGCAGACTATTTTAGGGGAAAACATGTGATTGTTGTTGGAGGCGGAATTTCTGCCATTCAATTACTGGACCAAATCTCCCAAATAACGACAACGACCTGGGTTACACGTCGACCACCTTTGTTCAGAGAAGGACCTTTCGATGATATGGCAGGTCATCATGCTGTTGCGATGGTGGAAGAGCGTGTAAGGCAAGGACTACCGCCTTTGTCTGTAGTGGCGGTGACAGGCCTTCCCTATACTAGTGAAATCCAAAAGATAGAACAGCGTGGAGTTCTTAAACGTTTTCCGATGTTTAAGGAAATAACAGAAAAGGGAATCAAATGGGACAACGGAATAGAGCAAAAAGCAGATGTAATTCTTTGGAATACGGGCTTCAAAAGCTCATTGAGCCATCTCGATGCCGTTCTGCCAAAAGAAGTCCAAGGCGGAATCCAAATGACAGGCAGACTCGCTACCATGGTAGCCAAAGAGCCCAGAATTCACCTCGTGGGTTATGGCCCATCAGCATCCACTATTGGAGCAAACCGAGCCGGAAGTGCCGCAGCCAAAGAATTGCTAAATACGCTTTCAGACGTCGGCCACAGTCTCACCATGTAG
- a CDS encoding TonB-dependent receptor plug domain-containing protein translates to MHNYLPSKHSILTMLLLRSNIRADVNWALRLGLMGLLSTSYLLADAQQNASINGVIKDEAGKPIPSATVTIRNATSGLKKTTTSRPDGTFSLDQIPAGQGYQISVSSIGFKSRELLDYTITERDKLAINISLESSAQNLQEVVVTALGIKREKKALGYTVAELKGDELTQGKETNVANALSGKVAGVQVSRAASGAGGSSKVVIRGNNSLIGNSQPLYVVDGVPIDNQNISSPNQSGGTDYGDGIGNINPEDIETMSVLKGPNAAALYGQRGSNGVILITTKSGKAGKTRFSYGTDFSLGNGLVLPDFQNVYGQGLNGTFTHFRKDDGTIVSMSEALKNGYSGMPKMSAGRDRTTRASWGAKMEGQTYEDAYGNILQLTPKPDTYSSFFQTEKQFVNNLSIDGGTDKVNYRFSFANTDVKGYIPTNTLKRNNFGLRTQAKITDKFHIDIKANYIAQKGQNRPTLADAADNPAYLFISQPRSLGNDILAQYKWTAQEISRQLGFSGLTEGLEKNICHQ, encoded by the coding sequence ATGCACAATTATTTACCTTCCAAGCATAGTATCCTGACTATGCTATTGTTGAGATCCAACATTCGAGCCGACGTAAACTGGGCACTGCGTCTCGGCCTCATGGGGCTTTTGTCGACAAGCTATCTTCTTGCTGATGCCCAACAAAATGCGTCCATTAACGGAGTAATCAAAGATGAAGCAGGAAAGCCCATCCCCTCAGCGACGGTTACCATACGTAATGCGACTAGCGGATTGAAAAAAACAACAACCAGCAGACCTGACGGAACTTTTTCACTCGACCAGATTCCTGCTGGACAGGGCTACCAGATCAGCGTGTCGTCCATTGGTTTTAAGAGCAGAGAATTATTGGATTACACCATTACCGAAAGAGACAAACTAGCGATCAATATCAGTTTGGAATCGAGTGCGCAAAACCTACAGGAAGTTGTCGTCACCGCGCTTGGTATCAAACGCGAAAAAAAAGCACTTGGTTATACAGTCGCTGAACTCAAAGGCGACGAGCTGACGCAGGGTAAAGAAACCAATGTAGCAAATGCCTTATCGGGTAAAGTTGCCGGCGTACAGGTGAGCCGCGCCGCATCTGGAGCCGGAGGTTCATCCAAGGTCGTCATCCGTGGTAACAACTCACTTATCGGTAATAGCCAGCCGCTCTATGTTGTTGATGGCGTACCGATTGATAATCAAAACATTTCGTCTCCAAACCAATCTGGGGGAACCGATTATGGCGACGGAATCGGAAACATCAATCCCGAAGACATCGAAACGATGTCGGTATTAAAAGGCCCGAATGCGGCCGCACTTTATGGACAAAGAGGAAGTAACGGCGTAATCTTGATCACGACGAAATCGGGGAAAGCTGGTAAGACCCGCTTTAGCTATGGTACAGATTTTTCATTGGGCAATGGACTGGTCTTACCGGATTTTCAAAATGTGTATGGACAAGGATTGAACGGAACATTTACACATTTCAGAAAAGATGATGGCACCATTGTTTCCATGAGCGAAGCGCTGAAAAATGGTTACAGTGGTATGCCTAAAATGAGTGCCGGACGTGACCGTACGACACGGGCAAGCTGGGGTGCGAAGATGGAAGGCCAGACTTATGAAGATGCTTATGGCAACATCTTACAGTTAACACCAAAGCCAGATACCTACTCGTCGTTTTTTCAAACGGAGAAACAGTTTGTCAACAACCTCAGTATCGATGGCGGAACCGACAAAGTAAACTACCGTTTTTCATTTGCCAATACAGATGTAAAGGGTTATATTCCCACCAATACGCTGAAGAGAAACAATTTCGGTTTACGTACCCAAGCCAAAATAACCGACAAATTTCACATCGACATCAAGGCCAACTATATCGCCCAGAAGGGGCAAAACCGGCCAACACTGGCTGATGCAGCAGACAACCCGGCTTACCTATTCATCAGCCAGCCGCGAAGCCTAGGCAACGACATCCTGGCACAGTATAAATGGACAGCACAGGAGATCAGTAGACAACTCGGATTTTCGGGATTGACGGAAGGATTGGAAAAAAACATATGCCACCAATAG
- a CDS encoding SusD/RagB family nutrient-binding outer membrane lipoprotein produces MKKKLFKNTFIVGLISVAGLGSCTKDFERINTPPTSVTTVDPSLLIARILRDGTFQESGELPNNKFGSWIQHWAGGPVVPVSRYFEGPENLIWSQHYTLLRNIVQIKQELSGKEDNAAGRSKLAIAELYEAYLYQRLTDLFGDIPYSEITKSNKEINRTPKFDKQEEIYPALVQKVDAAMARLTSGDLSYGSSDFFYKGSIDKWKKFGNSLKLKLGMRMRYANPSLAQKTVTEAMTSAIGLFSSNSDNAAVPTYNDAQAENQNPILRQMTTGSADLRYLANTLVDKLKEYNDPRLPLLAEPVNFNGTATYQGIGVALTDNQLSQLIRANYSTANKSTWFSLTFAPIPSYAFTYSDICFYKAEAALLGWGATPANAQTFFTEGVKAALALPPYNMTSIPAAYEPVLNLSSLTDEQKMEKIATQKWIHLFGRDMEAFAEWRRTGYPRLTPGPNAGSTNGQIPRRAIYSSEEAELNATNLKEAASRMTNGDSFLSKVWWDKK; encoded by the coding sequence ATGAAAAAGAAACTATTTAAAAATACATTCATCGTCGGACTTATTTCTGTGGCAGGATTAGGTTCATGTACCAAAGATTTCGAACGGATCAATACACCGCCGACATCGGTCACCACTGTAGACCCTTCCTTACTTATAGCCCGCATTCTACGTGATGGTACTTTTCAGGAATCTGGGGAACTACCCAACAACAAGTTTGGCTCTTGGATCCAACATTGGGCTGGGGGACCGGTAGTGCCTGTTTCTCGATATTTTGAAGGACCCGAAAATCTTATTTGGTCGCAGCACTACACCTTGCTCCGCAATATCGTTCAGATCAAACAGGAATTGAGCGGCAAGGAAGACAATGCAGCAGGGAGAAGTAAACTGGCTATTGCCGAACTTTATGAAGCCTATCTCTATCAGCGCCTTACAGACTTGTTTGGGGATATTCCCTACTCCGAGATTACAAAATCCAATAAGGAAATTAACCGTACACCCAAATTCGACAAGCAAGAAGAGATCTATCCGGCACTGGTTCAAAAGGTCGATGCAGCTATGGCAAGGCTGACCAGCGGCGACCTGTCTTACGGCTCCTCAGATTTCTTTTACAAAGGCAGCATTGACAAATGGAAAAAATTTGGCAATTCACTCAAACTAAAGCTCGGCATGCGCATGCGGTACGCCAATCCTTCTTTGGCCCAGAAAACGGTTACCGAAGCCATGACTTCTGCTATCGGTCTATTCTCCAGCAACAGTGATAATGCCGCAGTACCGACCTACAACGATGCTCAGGCTGAAAACCAGAACCCGATTTTACGTCAAATGACTACCGGAAGTGCCGATCTACGTTATTTGGCGAATACTCTGGTTGACAAACTCAAAGAATACAATGACCCAAGGCTTCCTTTACTTGCCGAGCCTGTCAATTTCAATGGTACAGCAACATACCAGGGTATTGGCGTTGCGTTAACGGATAATCAGTTGTCACAATTGATTCGTGCCAACTATTCCACGGCCAATAAATCAACGTGGTTTAGTCTCACCTTTGCACCGATCCCAAGCTATGCCTTTACGTATTCGGATATCTGTTTTTACAAAGCCGAAGCTGCACTGCTTGGCTGGGGTGCTACACCTGCAAATGCCCAAACGTTCTTTACAGAAGGTGTCAAAGCTGCGCTGGCACTTCCACCATACAATATGACGTCAATCCCCGCTGCATATGAACCTGTGCTCAATCTAAGCAGCTTGACAGACGAACAGAAAATGGAGAAAATAGCGACCCAAAAATGGATTCACCTATTTGGCCGGGACATGGAAGCCTTTGCCGAATGGCGACGTACCGGATACCCCAGATTAACCCCTGGCCCTAATGCAGGTTCAACCAACGGACAGATACCACGTAGGGCAATATACTCCAGTGAAGAAGCTGAGTTGAACGCAACAAATTTAAAAGAAGCGGCATCCAGAATGACGAATGGAGATTCTTTCTTGTCTAAAGTTTGGTGGGACAAAAAATAA
- a CDS encoding HD domain-containing protein: protein MEISDRLLKQIEFIKEIDKIKYIQRKTKLFHSDRHENDAEHSWHLAVMALTLLEYADESIDLLKVVKMVLIHDIVEIDAGDTFIYDLERNHTNTDLERLAAGRIFGILPKDQADELITLWEEFESGQTEEAKFARAMDRLEPLLQNSSNNGGTWNEPGVSYEKVFAKKSVIKDGSTALWAYAEKLIDAGVAQGILKKQ from the coding sequence ATGGAAATTTCGGATAGATTATTAAAACAAATCGAGTTTATTAAAGAGATTGATAAGATTAAATATATACAGCGAAAAACAAAGCTTTTTCATAGCGACCGGCATGAAAATGATGCTGAGCACAGTTGGCACCTTGCAGTGATGGCGCTAACACTTTTAGAGTACGCAGATGAATCAATAGACCTATTAAAAGTGGTCAAAATGGTGTTGATTCATGATATTGTAGAGATTGATGCTGGCGATACTTTTATCTATGATTTGGAAAGAAATCATACCAACACTGATTTAGAACGCTTGGCAGCAGGGCGGATTTTCGGGATTTTACCAAAAGATCAGGCAGATGAACTGATTACACTCTGGGAGGAGTTTGAGTCGGGACAGACGGAGGAGGCTAAGTTTGCACGTGCAATGGATCGTTTGGAACCCCTTTTGCAAAACAGTTCCAATAATGGTGGAACTTGGAATGAGCCCGGAGTAAGTTATGAAAAGGTCTTTGCCAAGAAATCTGTCATCAAAGATGGCTCTACTGCGCTTTGGGCATATGCAGAGAAGCTGATTGATGCAGGAGTTGCTCAGGGAATCCTAAAAAAGCAGTAG